CTGCGCTATCGCCTGTAGCGAGCGGCGCCGGCAATGGTGCAGCGAGTACAGAGGCGGATACAACACGAAGGGCGGCCTGTGTGGCCGCCCCTCGTTGCGCGTACGGATTGTGCTGGCCGCTTAGCAGGCCGCCGGGTTCGGCGTCTTCGTCGCGGTCGCGGTTACCGGCGTCGAGGTGTTCGTCGCCGTCGCCGTGGCGGTCGAAGTGCCGGTGGGCGTGGCGGTGTTCGCCGTGCACGCGTCGACGTCTTCGGCCTGGGATACGGGCTTCGTGAACTGGTCGTTCTCATCGGCGTTGACGGCGTCGGCGACGACGAGGACGCGGTCGCTGTCGTCGTCGTCGTCGGTCACGCCGACCGTGACGCTGAAGCTTTGCGAATCATCGGAGTCGAGGTCGAACTCGTCCTCCAGCACGACGATGACGACGTCGTCCTGGTCGTTGAAGATGACGATGCAGACGATGACATCTTCGTAGTCGTCGTTACCGTCGTTCTTGACGGTGCCCGTGACGCGGACGTCGTCGCCGTCGCGGACCGCGACGACGTTCGAGATCTCGAGGTCGCTGGCGAGCGCGATGCCGAGCTTGAGGCCGCTATCGATG
The Dehalococcoidia bacterium DNA segment above includes these coding regions:
- a CDS encoding FxLYD domain-containing protein; translation: MKKLAVLVFVLAGLSAFAATCVIRNVGETEIDGDLVYGAEMRNETTLNMLNHRFLVGFIDDDGEVINTKNATQCSRTMQANASNYYSADSGVDPDDVDVVLSRMIIDSGLKLGIALASDLEISNVVAVRDGDDVRVTGTVKNDGNDDYEDVIVCIVIFNDQDDVVIVVLEDEFDLDSDDSQSFSVTVGVTDDDDDSDRVLVVADAVNADENDQFTKPVSQAEDVDACTANTATPTGTSTATATATNTSTPVTATATKTPNPAAC